A window of the Oncorhynchus mykiss isolate Arlee chromosome 15, USDA_OmykA_1.1, whole genome shotgun sequence genome harbors these coding sequences:
- the LOC110490264 gene encoding cytochrome c oxidase assembly factor 6 homolog encodes MSAPDSKQRKACWGTRDELWKCLDYNQDNAASCEKFQKEFEASCPAQWVKYFTKRRDFLKYKEKMQTEGFEPAAGPKESQS; translated from the exons ATGTCTGCCCCTGACTCGAAACAGAGAAAAGCATGCTGGGGCACTAGGGACGAGCTGTGGAAGTGCCTTGATTATAACCAGGACAATGCCGCCTCCTGTGAGAAGTTCCAGAAAGAGTTTGAGGCGAGCTGTCCTGCTCAGTGG GTGAAATACTTCACCAAGAGGAGAGACTTCTTGAAGTACAAGGAGAAGATGCAGACGGAGGGCTTTGAGCCTGCTGCCGGGCCTAAAGAGTCACAGTCCTAG